In the Mauremys mutica isolate MM-2020 ecotype Southern chromosome 13, ASM2049712v1, whole genome shotgun sequence genome, one interval contains:
- the LOC123347764 gene encoding olfactory receptor 49-like: MEEANETTVAEFILLGFSGVGDQLQLFLFVVLSLTYLVTLAGNSLIMFIVWVDHRLHTPMYFFISNLSFLEIWFTSVTNPKMLLNYLSDSKTISFLGCMAQSYFYFALGSTEFTLLVVMSFDRYVAICHPLRYAAIMKQRLCIQLVFVSWVGGFLVIGLRMVLVCKLRFCGPNVINHFFCDSIPLFQLSCTDTQLIKRVDSILLSAIVLTSLCLTMMSYACIFYSVLRIPSATGRQKAFATCASHLTVVTLIYGSCIFMYARPTHGYSLDHNKAVSVLNTVVTPFLNPFIYSLRNKSVKLALRDAFSHSKGKLFPKLLCAS, from the coding sequence ATGGAGGAAGCAAATGAAACCACGGTGGCTGAGTTTATTCTGCTGGGGTTTTCTGGGGTTGGTGACCAACTTCAGTTGTTCCTCTTCGTTGTTCTTTCACTGACCTACTTGGTCACACTAGCAGGGAATTCGTTAATCATGTTCATAGTGTGGGTGGATCACCgactccacacccccatgtactttttcaTCAGCAATCTGTCCTTCTTGGAGATATGGTTCACCTCGGTCACAAACCCAAAGATGCTGCTCAACTATCTCTCAGACAGCAAAACCATCTCATTCCTTGGCTGCATGGCCCAGTCCTACTTCTATTTTGCGCTGGGGTCTACAGAGTTCACCCTTCTTGTGGTCATGTCCTTTGACCGCTATGTTGCCATCTGCCACCCATTGCGATATGCTGCCATCATGAAACAAAGACTCTGCATTCAACTAGTTTTTGTTTCTTGGGTGGGAGGTTTCCTGGTTATAGGTTTACGGATGGTCCTGGTGTGCAAGCTGAGATTCTGTGGGCCGAATGTGATCAACCATTTCTTTTGTGACAGCATCCCGCTTTTCCAACTCTCCTGCACCGATACCCAACTAATTAAGAGGGTGGATTCCATTTTGCTGTCAGCCATAGTGTTGACTTCATTATGTTTAACCATGATGTCGTATGCTTGCATCTTCTACTCTGTACTGAGAATCCCATCTGCCACGGGGAGGCAGAAAGCCTTTGCCACCTGCGCTTCCCATCTTACTGTTGTAACGCTGATCTACGGGAGCTGTATTTTTATGTACGCCAGGCCCACCCACGGCTACTCCTTGGATCACAACAAAGCCGTGTCAGTGCTGAACACTGTTGTGACCCCGTTCCTCAATCCCTTCATCTACAGCCTAAGAAACAAGAGTGTTAAGCTTGCACTGAGAGATGCCTTCAGTCACAGCAAGGGAAAGTTGTTCCCGAAGTTACTATGTGCTTCTTGA